In a genomic window of Dermochelys coriacea isolate rDerCor1 chromosome 11, rDerCor1.pri.v4, whole genome shotgun sequence:
- the MARCHF7 gene encoding E3 ubiquitin-protein ligase MARCHF7 isoform X6: MESKPSRIPRRISVQPSSSSSLSARTLSGSSLTDAYHTRESSLRLDSGCQESNLLHSSSRDWGIGERGEAHETPWKLSSSSPTRYSGTLDRPWSGRFLGSRSRLSTSSSSPLSSTWYGESERTQGAYSRLHNQQRDSDSKRPKLSYTSTSSVRSNGLNAVSDSSWRYNQVPRSSSVVLSSLGTELVRERRELERRTDPSVSSLVDYSHRSGDFTSSAYLQDRPASSYAQGARPKDNSLSTLRLNTSMNRQLPSEHESSLLSGVSSRSSSRSNYSKREMESSQRNIQPEFTHIAIRDEIPSTSSTERIPSQRSLSEPPADTEGRRTTRQLLSRLASSMSSTFFSRRSSQDSLNARSSDSEDSCVLPRVQTSTQSSTNATARPEVPGIQTPEASQGFSFLRRRWGLSGVSQNHSSDSSPESYRQESESRNTGSWLSSSLRNRCTPLFSRRRREGRDESARTSISDTPARSLHLFRRRESSEETALEAQSRSPGAAANRPPRSAVSSSPTITASTPDSAHSRRNSGISGILPGSLFRFAVPPALGSSISDNVMITVDIIPSGWNQPDGEESDKSKVLPSRDPERLQKIKERCENYLSKGLKFGKNAIHV; this comes from the exons GAATCCAATCTGTTGCATAGTTCCAGTAGAGACtggggaattggagaaagaggAGAAGCTCATGAAACTCCTTGGAAGCTTTCTAGTTCCTCTCCAACTCGCTATTCGGGGACACTTGATCGTCCATGGTCTGGAAGATTTTTGGGAAGCAGAAGCAGATTG tctacatcctcttcctctcctctttcatCTACTTGGTATGGTGAATCTGAGAGAACTCAGGGAGCATACTCAAGACTACATAACCAGCAGCGGGATAGTGATTCAAAGAGACCTAAGCTTTCCTATACATCTACCTCTTCTGTGAGAAGTAATGGCTTAAATGCAGTTTCAG ATTCCTCATGGAGGTATAATCAAGTTCCTAGATCTTCATCAGTGGTACTCAGTTCTCTGGGAACTGAGCtagtgagagagaggagagagctaGAAAGGAGAACAGATCCATCTGTTAGCAGTCTTGTGGATTATAGTCACAGGAGTGGTGACTTTACATCTTCAGCAT ATCTTCAGGATAGACCTGCCTCTTCATATGCACAAGGAGCAAGACCAAAAGATAATTCATTGAGCACTTTGAGACTGAATACATCCATGAACCGCCAGCTGCCTTCTGAACATGAATCATCTTTATTATCCGGAGTCTCCAGCAGGAGCTCTTCAAGATCTAACTATTCTAAAAGGGAAATGGAATCTTCCCAAAGGAATATACAGCCAGAGTTTACCCACATTGCCATTAGAGATGAAATTCCTTCCACAAGCAGCACTGAAAGGATTCCGTCTCAAAGATCACTCAGTGAGCCTCCAGCAGATACTGAAGGAAGGCGTACAACTAGACAATTACTATCTCGTTTAGCTTCTAGTATGTCCTCTACATTTTTCTCACGGAGGTCTAGCCAAGACTCATTAAATGCAAGATCATCAGATTCTGAAGATTCATGTGTTCTCCCAAGAGTTCAAACTTCTACCCAATCTAGCACTAATGCAACTGCACGTCCTGAAGTTCCAGGCATTCAGACACCTGAAGCTTCTCAGGGATTTAGCTTCCTTAGACGAAGATGGGGTTTATCAGGtgtttcacagaatcatagtTCTGATTCAAGTCCTGAAAGTTACAGACAAGAGTCTGAAAGTAGAAATACAGGATCCTGGTTATCATCATCTCTAAGAAATAGATGTACACCTCTGTTCTCCAGAAGAAGGCGAGAAGGAAGAGATGAATCTGCAAGAACTTCTATCTCTGATACACCTGCTAGATCACTACACCTCTTTAGGAGAAGAGAGTCTAGCGAAGAGACTGCACTTGAAGCACAGAGCCgctcccctggggctgctgccaACAGACCACCAAGATCAGCAGTATCTAGCAGTCCTACAATTACTGCTTCCACACCAGATTCAGCTCACAGTAGAAGAAATTCTGGAATATCAGGAATTCTTCCCGGCTCTTTATTCCGGTTTGCAGTACCCCCAGCATTAGGAAGCAGCATATCTGACAATGTTATGATAACGGTAGATATTATTCCCTCAGGTTGGAATCAACCTGATGGAGAAGAAAGTGACAAGTCTAAAGTATTACCTTCAAGAGATCCTGAAAGACTCCAGAAAATTAAAGAGAG GTGTGAGAACTATTTGTCAAAGGGATTAAAGTTTGGAAAAAATGCCATACACGTGTAA
- the MARCHF7 gene encoding E3 ubiquitin-protein ligase MARCHF7 isoform X3, whose translation MESKPSRIPRRISVQPSSSSSLSARTLSGSSLTDAYHTRESSLRLDSGCQESNLLHSSSRDWGIGERGEAHETPWKLSSSSPTRYSGTLDRPWSGRFLGSRSRLSTSSSSPLSSTWYGESERTQGAYSRLHNQQRDSDSKRPKLSYTSTSSVRSNGLNAVSDSSWRYNQVPRSSSVVLSSLGTELVRERRELERRTDPSVSSLVDYSHRSGDFTSSAYLQDRPASSYAQGARPKDNSLSTLRLNTSMNRQLPSEHESSLLSGVSSRSSSRSNYSKREMESSQRNIQPEFTHIAIRDEIPSTSSTERIPSQRSLSEPPADTEGRRTTRQLLSRLASSMSSTFFSRRSSQDSLNARSSDSEDSCVLPRVQTSTQSSTNATARPEVPGIQTPEASQGFSFLRRRWGLSGVSQNHSSDSSPESYRQESESRNTGSWLSSSLRNRCTPLFSRRRREGRDESARTSISDTPARSLHLFRRRESSEETALEAQSRSPGAAANRPPRSAVSSSPTITASTPDSAHSRRNSGISGILPGSLFRFAVPPALGSSISDNVMITVDIIPSGWNQPDGEESDKSKVLPSRDPERLQKIKESLLLEDTEEEEGDLCRICQMSSASSTNLLIEPCKCTGSLQYVHQECMKKWLQSKINSGSSLEAVTTCELCKEKLHLNLEDFDIHELYRAHANEQADYEFISSGLYLVVLLHLCEQRFSDMLGTASEASTRVRFINLARTLQAHMEDIENL comes from the exons GAATCCAATCTGTTGCATAGTTCCAGTAGAGACtggggaattggagaaagaggAGAAGCTCATGAAACTCCTTGGAAGCTTTCTAGTTCCTCTCCAACTCGCTATTCGGGGACACTTGATCGTCCATGGTCTGGAAGATTTTTGGGAAGCAGAAGCAGATTG tctacatcctcttcctctcctctttcatCTACTTGGTATGGTGAATCTGAGAGAACTCAGGGAGCATACTCAAGACTACATAACCAGCAGCGGGATAGTGATTCAAAGAGACCTAAGCTTTCCTATACATCTACCTCTTCTGTGAGAAGTAATGGCTTAAATGCAGTTTCAG ATTCCTCATGGAGGTATAATCAAGTTCCTAGATCTTCATCAGTGGTACTCAGTTCTCTGGGAACTGAGCtagtgagagagaggagagagctaGAAAGGAGAACAGATCCATCTGTTAGCAGTCTTGTGGATTATAGTCACAGGAGTGGTGACTTTACATCTTCAGCAT ATCTTCAGGATAGACCTGCCTCTTCATATGCACAAGGAGCAAGACCAAAAGATAATTCATTGAGCACTTTGAGACTGAATACATCCATGAACCGCCAGCTGCCTTCTGAACATGAATCATCTTTATTATCCGGAGTCTCCAGCAGGAGCTCTTCAAGATCTAACTATTCTAAAAGGGAAATGGAATCTTCCCAAAGGAATATACAGCCAGAGTTTACCCACATTGCCATTAGAGATGAAATTCCTTCCACAAGCAGCACTGAAAGGATTCCGTCTCAAAGATCACTCAGTGAGCCTCCAGCAGATACTGAAGGAAGGCGTACAACTAGACAATTACTATCTCGTTTAGCTTCTAGTATGTCCTCTACATTTTTCTCACGGAGGTCTAGCCAAGACTCATTAAATGCAAGATCATCAGATTCTGAAGATTCATGTGTTCTCCCAAGAGTTCAAACTTCTACCCAATCTAGCACTAATGCAACTGCACGTCCTGAAGTTCCAGGCATTCAGACACCTGAAGCTTCTCAGGGATTTAGCTTCCTTAGACGAAGATGGGGTTTATCAGGtgtttcacagaatcatagtTCTGATTCAAGTCCTGAAAGTTACAGACAAGAGTCTGAAAGTAGAAATACAGGATCCTGGTTATCATCATCTCTAAGAAATAGATGTACACCTCTGTTCTCCAGAAGAAGGCGAGAAGGAAGAGATGAATCTGCAAGAACTTCTATCTCTGATACACCTGCTAGATCACTACACCTCTTTAGGAGAAGAGAGTCTAGCGAAGAGACTGCACTTGAAGCACAGAGCCgctcccctggggctgctgccaACAGACCACCAAGATCAGCAGTATCTAGCAGTCCTACAATTACTGCTTCCACACCAGATTCAGCTCACAGTAGAAGAAATTCTGGAATATCAGGAATTCTTCCCGGCTCTTTATTCCGGTTTGCAGTACCCCCAGCATTAGGAAGCAGCATATCTGACAATGTTATGATAACGGTAGATATTATTCCCTCAGGTTGGAATCAACCTGATGGAGAAGAAAGTGACAAGTCTAAAGTATTACCTTCAAGAGATCCTGAAAGACTCCAGAAAATTAAAGAGAG CCTCCTGTTAGAGGACACTGAAGAGGAGGAAGGTGATTTATGTAGAATCTGCCAGATGTCATCTGCATCTTCTACCAACCTCTTAATAGAGCCGTGCAAATGTACTGGAAGTCTGCAATATGTTCATCAGGAATGCATGAAAAAATGGCTGCAGTCCAAGATTAATTCTG GTTCTTCTTTGGAAGCAGTAACTACCTGTGAGCTGTGTAAAGAGAAGTTGCATCTTAATCTTGAGGATTTTGATATTCATGAACTCTATAGGGCACATGCAAATGAACAA GCAGACTATGAATTTATCAGCTCTGGTCTCTACCTTGTAGTGTTGTTACACTTGTGTGAACAACGCTTTTCTGATATGCTGGGAACTGCAAGTGAGGCCAGCACACGTGTCAGG
- the MARCHF7 gene encoding E3 ubiquitin-protein ligase MARCHF7 isoform X5: MESKPSRIPRRISVQPSSSSSLSARTLSGSSLTDAYHTRESSLRLDSGCQESNLLHSSSRDWGIGERGEAHETPWKLSSSSPTRYSGTLDRPWSGRFLGSRSRLSTSSSSPLSSTWYGESERTQGAYSRLHNQQRDSDSKRPKLSYTSTSSVRSNGLNAVSDSSWRYNQVPRSSSVVLSSLGTELVRERRELERRTDPSVSSLVDYSHRSGDFTSSAYLQDRPASSYAQGARPKDNSLSTLRLNTSMNRQLPSEHESSLLSGVSSRSSSRSNYSKREMESSQRNIQPEFTHIAIRDEIPSTSSTERIPSQRSLSEPPADTEGRRTTRQLLSRLASSMSSTFFSRRSSQDSLNARSSDSEDSCVLPRVQTSTQSSTNATARPEVPGIQTPEASQGFSFLRRRWGLSGVSQNHSSDSSPESYRQESESRNTGSWLSSSLRNRCTPLFSRRRREGRDESARTSISDTPARSLHLFRRRESSEETALEAQSRSPGAAANRPPRSAVSSSPTITASTPDSAHSRRNSGISGILPGSLFRFAVPPALGSSISDNVMITVDIIPSGWNQPDGEESDKSKVLPSRDPERLQKIKESLLLEDTEEEEGDLCRICQMSSASSTNLLIEPCKCTGSLQYVHQECMKKWLQSKINSGSSLEAVTTCELCKEKLHLNLEDFDIHELYRAHANEQVSIFCLIW; the protein is encoded by the exons GAATCCAATCTGTTGCATAGTTCCAGTAGAGACtggggaattggagaaagaggAGAAGCTCATGAAACTCCTTGGAAGCTTTCTAGTTCCTCTCCAACTCGCTATTCGGGGACACTTGATCGTCCATGGTCTGGAAGATTTTTGGGAAGCAGAAGCAGATTG tctacatcctcttcctctcctctttcatCTACTTGGTATGGTGAATCTGAGAGAACTCAGGGAGCATACTCAAGACTACATAACCAGCAGCGGGATAGTGATTCAAAGAGACCTAAGCTTTCCTATACATCTACCTCTTCTGTGAGAAGTAATGGCTTAAATGCAGTTTCAG ATTCCTCATGGAGGTATAATCAAGTTCCTAGATCTTCATCAGTGGTACTCAGTTCTCTGGGAACTGAGCtagtgagagagaggagagagctaGAAAGGAGAACAGATCCATCTGTTAGCAGTCTTGTGGATTATAGTCACAGGAGTGGTGACTTTACATCTTCAGCAT ATCTTCAGGATAGACCTGCCTCTTCATATGCACAAGGAGCAAGACCAAAAGATAATTCATTGAGCACTTTGAGACTGAATACATCCATGAACCGCCAGCTGCCTTCTGAACATGAATCATCTTTATTATCCGGAGTCTCCAGCAGGAGCTCTTCAAGATCTAACTATTCTAAAAGGGAAATGGAATCTTCCCAAAGGAATATACAGCCAGAGTTTACCCACATTGCCATTAGAGATGAAATTCCTTCCACAAGCAGCACTGAAAGGATTCCGTCTCAAAGATCACTCAGTGAGCCTCCAGCAGATACTGAAGGAAGGCGTACAACTAGACAATTACTATCTCGTTTAGCTTCTAGTATGTCCTCTACATTTTTCTCACGGAGGTCTAGCCAAGACTCATTAAATGCAAGATCATCAGATTCTGAAGATTCATGTGTTCTCCCAAGAGTTCAAACTTCTACCCAATCTAGCACTAATGCAACTGCACGTCCTGAAGTTCCAGGCATTCAGACACCTGAAGCTTCTCAGGGATTTAGCTTCCTTAGACGAAGATGGGGTTTATCAGGtgtttcacagaatcatagtTCTGATTCAAGTCCTGAAAGTTACAGACAAGAGTCTGAAAGTAGAAATACAGGATCCTGGTTATCATCATCTCTAAGAAATAGATGTACACCTCTGTTCTCCAGAAGAAGGCGAGAAGGAAGAGATGAATCTGCAAGAACTTCTATCTCTGATACACCTGCTAGATCACTACACCTCTTTAGGAGAAGAGAGTCTAGCGAAGAGACTGCACTTGAAGCACAGAGCCgctcccctggggctgctgccaACAGACCACCAAGATCAGCAGTATCTAGCAGTCCTACAATTACTGCTTCCACACCAGATTCAGCTCACAGTAGAAGAAATTCTGGAATATCAGGAATTCTTCCCGGCTCTTTATTCCGGTTTGCAGTACCCCCAGCATTAGGAAGCAGCATATCTGACAATGTTATGATAACGGTAGATATTATTCCCTCAGGTTGGAATCAACCTGATGGAGAAGAAAGTGACAAGTCTAAAGTATTACCTTCAAGAGATCCTGAAAGACTCCAGAAAATTAAAGAGAG CCTCCTGTTAGAGGACACTGAAGAGGAGGAAGGTGATTTATGTAGAATCTGCCAGATGTCATCTGCATCTTCTACCAACCTCTTAATAGAGCCGTGCAAATGTACTGGAAGTCTGCAATATGTTCATCAGGAATGCATGAAAAAATGGCTGCAGTCCAAGATTAATTCTG GTTCTTCTTTGGAAGCAGTAACTACCTGTGAGCTGTGTAAAGAGAAGTTGCATCTTAATCTTGAGGATTTTGATATTCATGAACTCTATAGGGCACATGCAAATGAACAAGTTAGTATATTTTGCCTAATTTGGTAA